A window from Triticum aestivum cultivar Chinese Spring chromosome 6D, IWGSC CS RefSeq v2.1, whole genome shotgun sequence encodes these proteins:
- the LOC123141477 gene encoding RNA-binding protein FUS isoform X1 — translation MRKEIIIRMYVNSEKYQTKAMKVAATASGVESVTLAGGDKNLLLVIGDDVDSNKLTKSLKKKVGAAEIVELRTLDTFGASSLPLPPGTKGPVAPYNGSQHYQYGAAPGPYAYHHHPSPLAAQGGYGYGYGYGSSYSRAVARSHPGNYSPLVERHDYYPMEHSSSSGSGGGGGGSSSTSYSSVPRRDSGSGGCCIQ, via the exons ATGAGg AAGGAGATCATCATTCGGATGTATGTGAACTCGGAGAAATACCAAACCAAAGCCATGAAAGTGGCAGCTACGGCTAGCG GGGTGGAGTCGGTGACGCTGGCCGGCGGCGACAAGAATCTGCTGCTGGTGATCGGCGACGACGTGGACTCGAACAAGCTGACCAAGAGCCTCAAGAAGAAGGTGGGCGCCGCTGAGATCGTGGAGCTGAGGACGCTCGACACGTTCGGCGCGTCGTCGCTCCCGCTCCCGCCGGGGACAAAGGGGCCGGTGGCGCCGTACAACGGCTCGCAGCACTACCAGTACGGCGCGGCGCCAGGCCCGTACGCTTACCACCACCACCCGTCGCCGCTGGCCGCGCAAGGCGGCTATGGCTATGGCTACGGCTACGGCAGCAGCTACTCGCGAGCGGTGGCGCGCAGCCACCCGGGCAACTACTCGCCGCTGGTCGAGAGGCACGACTACTACCCCATGGAGCACTCCTCCTcgtccggcagcggcggcggcggcggcggcagcagcagcaccaGCTACAGCTCGGTGCCTCGCCGCGATAGTGGCTCCGGTGGCTGCTGCATACAGTAG
- the LOC123141477 gene encoding RNA-binding protein FUS isoform X2, giving the protein MYVNSEKYQTKAMKVAATASGVESVTLAGGDKNLLLVIGDDVDSNKLTKSLKKKVGAAEIVELRTLDTFGASSLPLPPGTKGPVAPYNGSQHYQYGAAPGPYAYHHHPSPLAAQGGYGYGYGYGSSYSRAVARSHPGNYSPLVERHDYYPMEHSSSSGSGGGGGGSSSTSYSSVPRRDSGSGGCCIQ; this is encoded by the exons ATGTATGTGAACTCGGAGAAATACCAAACCAAAGCCATGAAAGTGGCAGCTACGGCTAGCG GGGTGGAGTCGGTGACGCTGGCCGGCGGCGACAAGAATCTGCTGCTGGTGATCGGCGACGACGTGGACTCGAACAAGCTGACCAAGAGCCTCAAGAAGAAGGTGGGCGCCGCTGAGATCGTGGAGCTGAGGACGCTCGACACGTTCGGCGCGTCGTCGCTCCCGCTCCCGCCGGGGACAAAGGGGCCGGTGGCGCCGTACAACGGCTCGCAGCACTACCAGTACGGCGCGGCGCCAGGCCCGTACGCTTACCACCACCACCCGTCGCCGCTGGCCGCGCAAGGCGGCTATGGCTATGGCTACGGCTACGGCAGCAGCTACTCGCGAGCGGTGGCGCGCAGCCACCCGGGCAACTACTCGCCGCTGGTCGAGAGGCACGACTACTACCCCATGGAGCACTCCTCCTcgtccggcagcggcggcggcggcggcggcagcagcagcaccaGCTACAGCTCGGTGCCTCGCCGCGATAGTGGCTCCGGTGGCTGCTGCATACAGTAG